The Chryseobacterium geocarposphaerae genome window below encodes:
- a CDS encoding SusC/RagA family TonB-linked outer membrane protein: MKNFTTVLKIAPAFLLASSMIHAQTKDSITKEKKIEEVVLIGYGKQKKTDITGSISSISAKDFNGGATSPGQLIQGKTPGVSIVGNSGAPGAGTAIRIRGIGSLSGSQSPLIVIDGVPQDFSGISGASDPLSLINPNDIQTFDILKDASATAIYGNRASNGVILITTKQGTAGKLKINFSTLASVSTKMGNVDVLDADAFRSFVNQNASPSYVARLGSANTNWQDQIYQKAWGTDNNVSFSGGVKGLPYRVSLGYNEQNGIVKTNSFRRTSAAFNLNPKFFDNHLSVNVNAKGTFTDNRFPATGVIANATYFDPTQPVYSGNSNYGGYYEWLDPASNTGLNVNATANPVAQLNAVRDVSSVWRALGNIQLDYKLHFLPDLHFNVNAGYDYSKGEGAITIDPAYKSGIGVLGSYRPYSMEKKNKLLETYFNYTKNITSLKTNVDLTAGYAYQDFHTTAPLVVTNQGNGQTAGQVNPVDRKLVLLSFYGRAIFTIANKYIISGSIRRDGSSRFYNGTRDNLWGNFPGVSVAWKINEEEFLKNSGLNTLKLRAGWGKTGNNELGDNYYPAFASYSPSVPGAQYQFGSQYYYMLRPDIYNPNLTWETTTTQNLGVDYGFAKNRIYGAIDVFKKKAEKLLVDSPIAAGDLSNHNILNVGSMDTKGIEGSITFVPIKNERTTWEVSFNATHYNSKVTNLVSAANDSFFIPIGDITGGVGNKIQAHAVGYQPYSFLVYQQVYDNNGKPLDGVFVDRNGDGVTNASDMYYYKSTQPDAILGFNTKVNYKNWDFGLSARAVLGNYVYNNAASNSSLQSASTNSYLQNVYSSSPQYQFSLPRYFSDLFIENASFFRLDNVNLGYNFKDVFSKGSSLKVYGMLQNVFVITKYSGVDPEIFGNIDNGYYQMPKVYSLGLNFQF; the protein is encoded by the coding sequence GTGAAAAACTTTACAACAGTACTAAAAATTGCGCCTGCATTTTTATTGGCTAGTTCCATGATTCACGCGCAGACCAAAGACTCTATCACCAAAGAGAAAAAGATAGAGGAGGTTGTTTTGATTGGATATGGTAAGCAGAAGAAAACGGATATAACCGGATCAATCTCTTCCATCAGTGCAAAAGATTTTAATGGGGGTGCTACTTCACCCGGACAATTGATTCAGGGAAAAACTCCCGGAGTTTCCATTGTAGGGAATAGTGGTGCACCAGGAGCCGGAACTGCCATCAGAATTCGCGGTATTGGATCTTTAAGCGGATCTCAGTCACCATTAATTGTAATTGATGGCGTACCTCAAGATTTTAGCGGGATAAGTGGGGCTTCTGATCCTCTTTCCTTAATTAATCCCAATGATATTCAAACATTTGATATTTTAAAAGATGCTTCTGCTACAGCGATCTATGGAAACAGGGCTTCAAATGGGGTAATTTTAATAACCACAAAGCAAGGAACAGCTGGTAAATTGAAAATTAACTTTTCAACTTTAGCTTCTGTGTCTACAAAAATGGGAAATGTAGATGTCTTAGATGCTGATGCATTCAGATCTTTTGTCAATCAAAATGCATCACCAAGCTATGTTGCCAGACTGGGTTCGGCAAATACAAATTGGCAGGATCAGATCTATCAAAAAGCTTGGGGTACAGATAATAATGTTTCATTCTCTGGAGGTGTTAAAGGTTTACCATACAGGGTATCATTAGGTTACAATGAACAAAATGGTATTGTAAAGACCAATTCTTTCCGCAGAACGTCAGCAGCATTCAATTTGAACCCAAAATTCTTTGATAATCACTTGAGTGTAAACGTTAATGCTAAAGGAACATTTACCGATAATCGTTTTCCAGCAACAGGAGTGATTGCAAATGCTACTTATTTTGATCCGACTCAACCTGTGTATTCGGGAAATTCTAATTATGGTGGATATTACGAATGGCTAGATCCGGCTTCTAACACTGGGTTAAACGTTAATGCAACTGCAAATCCGGTAGCTCAGTTAAATGCTGTAAGAGATGTTTCTTCTGTCTGGAGAGCTCTTGGGAATATACAGCTGGATTATAAACTTCATTTTTTGCCTGATTTACATTTCAATGTAAATGCTGGATATGATTATTCAAAAGGGGAAGGTGCAATTACCATTGATCCGGCTTATAAATCTGGTATCGGGGTCTTAGGCTCATACAGACCTTATTCAATGGAAAAGAAAAATAAGTTATTGGAAACTTATTTTAATTATACAAAAAATATAACAAGCTTAAAAACAAATGTAGATCTTACTGCTGGTTATGCTTATCAGGATTTTCATACTACTGCACCACTTGTAGTGACAAATCAAGGAAATGGACAAACAGCAGGGCAAGTAAATCCTGTTGACAGGAAATTGGTTCTACTTTCATTTTATGGAAGGGCGATATTTACTATAGCCAATAAATATATCATTTCAGGATCAATAAGACGAGATGGTTCTTCTAGATTTTATAACGGAACAAGAGATAATCTTTGGGGAAATTTCCCAGGAGTCTCTGTTGCTTGGAAAATTAATGAAGAAGAATTTCTTAAAAACTCAGGACTTAATACTTTAAAATTAAGAGCTGGTTGGGGTAAAACAGGAAATAATGAATTGGGAGATAATTATTATCCGGCATTTGCTTCATATAGTCCGAGTGTTCCTGGTGCACAATATCAATTCGGTTCACAGTATTATTATATGCTAAGACCAGATATTTATAATCCTAATCTGACTTGGGAAACCACAACAACACAAAACCTAGGAGTTGATTATGGTTTTGCAAAAAATAGAATTTACGGTGCAATTGATGTATTTAAGAAAAAAGCAGAAAAGTTATTAGTAGACTCACCGATTGCTGCTGGAGATTTAAGTAATCATAATATCTTAAATGTTGGTAGTATGGATACTAAAGGTATTGAAGGATCCATCACTTTTGTGCCTATAAAAAACGAGCGTACAACTTGGGAAGTATCTTTCAATGCTACACATTATAATTCTAAAGTAACCAATCTTGTAAGTGCAGCAAACGATTCATTCTTTATTCCAATAGGAGACATTACTGGAGGTGTTGGAAATAAAATCCAGGCTCATGCTGTAGGATACCAACCTTATTCTTTCTTAGTGTATCAACAGGTATATGATAATAACGGGAAACCTTTAGACGGCGTTTTTGTGGACAGAAATGGAGACGGAGTTACTAATGCAAGTGATATGTATTATTATAAATCTACTCAGCCTGATGCAATTTTAGGTTTTAATACGAAAGTAAATTATAAAAACTGGGATTTTGGATTAAGCGCAAGAGCTGTATTAGGAAATTATGTTTACAATAACGCTGCCTCTAACAGTTCATTACAATCTGCTTCTACTAATAGTTATCTTCAGAATGTATATTCTTCATCACCACAATATCAATTTTCATTACCTAGATATTTCTCTGATTTATTTATTGAAAATGCATCATTCTTCAGATTGGATAATGTGAATTTGGGATATAATTTTAAAGATGTATTCAGTAAAGGAAGTAGCCTGAAAGTTTATGGAATGCTTCAGAATGTATTTGTAATTACAAAATACTCAGGAGTTGATCCCGAAATTTTCGGTAACATAGATAATGGGTATTACCAAATGCCTAAAGTATATTCTTTGGGGCTTAATTTTCAATTTTAA
- the metG gene encoding methionine--tRNA ligase — translation MSNRKMITAALPYANGPVHIGHLAGVYIPADVYARFQRRLGKDVAFICGSDEHGIPITIRAKKEGVTPQDIVDKYHEIIKKSFSDLGISFDEYSRTTSKNHYETSQDFFKVLYEKGKFTEELSEQYFDEQAGEFLADRYIVGTCPNCGNENAYGDQCEKCGSTLSPSELINPKSMLSGNVPILKETKNWYLPLNEYEDFLNAWIIEGHKDDWKPNVYGQVKSWLNDGLKPRAMTRDLNWGVPVPLPGAEGKVLYVWFDAPIGYISFTKEWAAKNGKDWKDYWQSENSDLVHFIGKDNIVFHCIIFPSMMKAHGDYIMPKNVPAFEFLNLENDKISTSRNWAVWAHEYVEDFPGQQDVLRYALLSSAPETKDNNFTWKDFQTKNNSELVGIFGNFINRVAVLIHKYYDGIVPQGDMSSPELKEINKAAKEISGFLENYEFRNSLTALMNLARFGNQYLQTEEPWKTIKDNPEKTAQSLFVGAQIAVALAQLCEPFMPFSSEKLLNMFNVQRSGWNDVETKSVLIETGHKINGASLLFSKIEDDVIEAQIQKLEDTKQNNKKTNPNANPMKEEITFDDFTKIDLRTATILEAEKVEKADKLLKLTVDTGVDVRTVVSGIAESFTPEEVIGKQVMILLNLAPRKIRGIESQGMLLLTTKPDGKLSFVTPDDSNVENGIEIG, via the coding sequence ATGTCAAACAGAAAGATGATTACGGCAGCTTTGCCTTATGCAAACGGACCGGTTCATATAGGACATTTGGCAGGTGTCTATATTCCTGCGGATGTTTACGCAAGATTTCAGAGAAGATTGGGAAAAGATGTAGCGTTTATCTGTGGGTCAGATGAGCATGGGATCCCTATTACCATAAGAGCTAAAAAAGAAGGGGTTACCCCTCAGGATATCGTCGACAAATACCACGAAATCATTAAAAAATCTTTTTCAGACCTAGGGATTTCCTTCGATGAATATTCAAGAACGACGTCTAAAAATCATTATGAAACAAGTCAGGATTTCTTCAAGGTTCTTTATGAAAAAGGAAAATTCACCGAAGAACTGTCTGAACAATATTTTGACGAACAGGCTGGAGAATTCCTGGCAGACCGATATATCGTCGGAACCTGTCCGAATTGCGGCAACGAAAACGCTTACGGTGACCAGTGTGAAAAATGCGGTTCTACCCTTTCTCCATCAGAATTGATCAATCCGAAATCAATGCTAAGCGGCAATGTTCCTATCTTAAAAGAAACAAAGAACTGGTATTTACCACTCAATGAATATGAAGACTTCCTGAACGCATGGATCATTGAAGGTCATAAAGACGACTGGAAACCCAATGTTTACGGACAGGTTAAATCATGGTTAAATGACGGACTGAAACCTCGTGCAATGACCAGAGATCTGAACTGGGGAGTTCCTGTTCCGCTTCCGGGTGCAGAAGGAAAAGTTCTGTATGTATGGTTTGATGCGCCAATCGGCTATATTTCTTTCACCAAAGAATGGGCTGCGAAAAACGGAAAAGACTGGAAAGATTACTGGCAAAGCGAAAATTCTGATTTGGTTCACTTTATCGGAAAAGATAATATTGTGTTCCACTGTATTATTTTCCCTTCGATGATGAAGGCTCATGGAGATTATATCATGCCGAAAAATGTTCCTGCCTTTGAATTCCTGAATCTTGAAAATGATAAAATTTCAACTTCAAGAAACTGGGCGGTTTGGGCACACGAATATGTAGAAGATTTCCCGGGACAACAAGATGTATTGAGATATGCTCTTCTTTCATCAGCTCCGGAAACAAAGGATAATAATTTTACCTGGAAAGATTTCCAGACGAAGAATAATTCTGAATTAGTTGGAATTTTTGGAAACTTTATCAATAGAGTTGCTGTTTTAATTCATAAATATTATGACGGAATTGTTCCTCAAGGTGATATGAGCAGTCCCGAATTAAAGGAAATCAACAAAGCAGCGAAAGAAATTTCAGGATTCCTGGAAAATTATGAATTCAGAAATTCTCTAACAGCTTTGATGAATTTAGCTCGTTTCGGAAATCAGTATCTTCAGACAGAAGAACCTTGGAAAACCATTAAAGACAATCCTGAGAAAACAGCACAATCTTTATTTGTTGGAGCTCAGATTGCAGTTGCTTTAGCTCAGCTGTGTGAACCATTCATGCCTTTTAGTTCTGAGAAATTATTGAACATGTTCAATGTGCAGAGGTCAGGCTGGAATGATGTTGAGACAAAATCTGTTTTAATTGAAACGGGTCACAAAATTAATGGAGCATCTCTTCTTTTCTCAAAAATTGAAGATGATGTGATTGAAGCCCAAATCCAGAAATTAGAAGACACAAAGCAAAACAATAAAAAAACAAACCCTAACGCCAATCCTATGAAAGAAGAAATCACTTTTGATGATTTTACGAAAATAGACTTAAGAACAGCAACCATTTTAGAAGCTGAAAAAGTTGAAAAAGCAGATAAATTATTAAAACTTACCGTTGATACGGGTGTTGATGTAAGAACTGTAGTTTCGGGGATTGCAGAAAGCTTCACTCCTGAAGAGGTTATCGGGAAACAAGTAATGATTTTATTAAACCTTGCTCCAAGAAAGATCAGAGGAATTGAATCTCAGGGAATGTTGCTATTAACAACAAAACCTGATGGAAAGCTATCTTTTGTAACTCCGGATGACAGCAATGTTGAAAATGGTATTGAGATTGGATAA
- a CDS encoding SusE domain-containing protein, with protein MKHLFKILTFALIGFLIIACEKDEDQAILGDGTKPSLSADATTLVLLKDDEANKAVKFSWVNPVFDTPVSLSNSLEFAKAGLNFQGAHSVDITAKDLSGTYTVGDFNKIMLDSGFLPGVATAIEIRMKSSVGNVALYSNSVTMTVTPYLTAFPSFYLVGDASAVGWDAGTSQLLYKKDNFSTIYTYLENGKTFRFLGQQGWDPLNYSLDTAGMNAGNKYFKTWSTNLVASTPENIQFNGVTGMYKVVIDADAAVKSITVSASPVNSWNPTNVYLVGTVNGWNAATAIPMTSLGNGKFEYTVALPAASEFKFLGQQSWGDLDWGNITADGNTGYLGPKGSNGNIKFDGTGGNYKISVNVKLGTYKIQPL; from the coding sequence ATGAAACATTTATTTAAAATATTAACATTTGCCCTAATAGGTTTTCTCATAATTGCTTGTGAAAAGGATGAAGATCAGGCAATTTTAGGAGATGGAACAAAGCCGTCTTTATCTGCAGATGCAACAACATTGGTTTTATTAAAGGATGATGAGGCTAATAAGGCTGTTAAATTCAGTTGGGTAAATCCTGTTTTTGATACTCCTGTATCGTTAAGTAATTCTTTGGAATTTGCTAAAGCAGGACTTAATTTTCAAGGAGCACACAGTGTTGATATTACTGCAAAAGACTTATCAGGAACTTATACAGTTGGAGATTTCAATAAAATAATGTTAGATTCAGGTTTTTTACCAGGAGTTGCAACTGCTATTGAAATTAGAATGAAATCTTCTGTTGGTAACGTAGCATTATATTCCAATTCTGTTACAATGACAGTTACTCCTTATTTAACAGCATTCCCTTCCTTTTATTTGGTAGGCGATGCTTCTGCAGTAGGCTGGGATGCGGGAACCTCTCAATTACTTTATAAGAAAGATAATTTTTCAACAATCTATACTTATTTGGAAAATGGTAAAACATTTAGATTCCTTGGACAACAAGGATGGGACCCGCTTAATTATAGTTTAGATACGGCAGGAATGAATGCAGGAAACAAATATTTTAAAACTTGGTCTACGAACTTAGTTGCTTCAACTCCTGAAAACATTCAGTTCAATGGAGTTACAGGAATGTATAAAGTTGTTATTGATGCGGATGCAGCAGTAAAGTCAATTACAGTTTCGGCATCTCCTGTGAATAGCTGGAATCCTACGAATGTTTATTTAGTAGGTACTGTAAATGGTTGGAATGCGGCAACGGCAATTCCAATGACAAGCCTAGGTAACGGGAAGTTTGAGTATACAGTAGCACTTCCTGCTGCTTCAGAATTTAAGTTCTTAGGACAACAAAGTTGGGGAGACCTGGATTGGGGAAATATTACAGCCGATGGAAACACAGGATATCTAGGACCGAAAGGAAGTAATGGTAATATCAAGTTTGATGGAACAGGAGGTAATTATAAAATTTCCGTAAATGTGAAATTAGGAACTTACAAAATCCAGCCATTATAA
- a CDS encoding class I SAM-dependent methyltransferase, whose translation MKDLMGRAIWDFYHNEDPKDLQTETSISELDELPVDYLFRDFENMNDIEQKALKLSRGKILDIGAGAGSHSLYLQNERNLDVTALDISPKSIEICKLRGIKKAVAEDMLQFEGETFDTILLLMNGTGIFQSLKVIDIYLKKLYSLLNDKGQILIDSTDILYMFDKDEDGGVYIPAEGYYGELDYIVHYKGESEDPIKWLYLDFNTLKNAAENNGFKIEKVLQDEDAYLARLTKK comes from the coding sequence ATGAAAGACTTAATGGGACGCGCTATCTGGGATTTTTATCATAACGAAGATCCGAAAGATTTGCAGACTGAAACTTCAATTTCCGAACTGGACGAGCTTCCGGTAGATTATCTTTTCCGCGATTTTGAAAATATGAATGATATTGAACAGAAAGCCTTAAAACTGTCCAGAGGAAAAATCTTGGATATTGGAGCAGGAGCAGGGTCGCATTCTTTATATCTTCAAAATGAAAGAAATCTGGATGTTACCGCATTGGATATTTCACCAAAATCGATTGAAATTTGTAAGCTAAGAGGAATTAAGAAAGCTGTTGCAGAAGATATGCTTCAGTTTGAGGGAGAAACTTTCGATACGATCTTGCTGCTGATGAACGGAACCGGGATTTTCCAGAGTCTTAAAGTTATTGATATTTACCTAAAGAAACTTTATTCTTTATTAAATGATAAAGGACAAATCCTTATTGACAGCACAGATATTTTATACATGTTCGATAAAGATGAAGATGGCGGAGTTTATATTCCGGCAGAAGGATATTATGGAGAACTGGATTATATCGTTCATTACAAAGGTGAATCTGAGGATCCTATTAAATGGCTGTACCTGGATTTCAATACTTTGAAAAATGCGGCTGAAAATAATGGTTTTAAAATTGAGAAAGTTCTGCAGGATGAAGATGCTTATTTAGCTAGACTGACTAAAAAATAA
- a CDS encoding RagB/SusD family nutrient uptake outer membrane protein, with translation MKPNKNIFNKITVVAALGLLTISTSCVSDLEQEPRIGVTSTNVFNDFANYPSALAKVYGGFASGGQESNGGNSDINGIDGNFSQYTRLLYTMQTLPTDEAVIAWNDGTLQTIHKMTWDSSNEFIAGMYYRIYTEIAFCNEFLRNVTDEKLASNNITGDNLKEAKYMRAEVRYLRALSYYYALDLFGNVPFVDESYLPGSTNPPQRITRADLFNYVESELLAVANDMRDARTNAYGRADKAAAWSLLARLYLNAPIYNGSNHNNDVITYTNKVIAAGYSLKTKYSDLFLADNDKNNAETIFPIVFDGVHTQTSGGSTYMVHAAVGGSMPSESMFGINGGWGGLRTTKSYVALFTNSNDQRGNFYTSGQNLEINNLGEFTDGYAFIKYKNLTSTGQFGSDSAKNFCDADIPLFRLADIYLMYAEATLRGGNGNTATALQYVNDIRTRAGYTTPLASINLDFILDERGRELGWEMTRRTDLIRYGKFTTGSYLWPWKGGVKDGKSVENFRNLYPIPAKDLVANPNLVQNPGY, from the coding sequence ATGAAACCTAATAAAAATATTTTCAATAAAATAACAGTAGTTGCAGCTTTGGGATTACTGACGATTTCGACTTCATGTGTTAGTGATCTAGAGCAAGAGCCAAGAATAGGAGTCACTTCAACAAATGTTTTCAATGATTTTGCAAACTATCCAAGTGCATTAGCCAAAGTATATGGTGGTTTTGCGAGTGGAGGGCAAGAAAGTAATGGAGGAAATTCGGATATTAATGGTATTGATGGTAACTTTTCTCAATATACAAGATTATTATACACGATGCAAACATTACCAACAGATGAAGCGGTTATTGCTTGGAACGATGGTACTTTGCAGACAATTCATAAAATGACTTGGGATTCTTCAAATGAGTTTATTGCTGGAATGTATTATAGAATTTATACAGAAATTGCTTTTTGTAATGAATTCTTAAGGAATGTGACCGATGAAAAACTGGCATCAAATAATATCACGGGAGATAATCTTAAAGAAGCAAAATATATGAGAGCTGAGGTTAGGTATCTAAGAGCTTTATCATATTACTATGCACTGGACTTATTCGGTAATGTTCCTTTTGTAGATGAAAGCTATTTGCCGGGTTCTACTAATCCTCCTCAAAGAATTACTCGTGCCGATTTATTTAATTATGTTGAATCTGAGCTATTAGCAGTTGCTAATGATATGAGAGATGCACGAACTAATGCTTATGGTAGAGCAGATAAAGCTGCAGCTTGGTCATTGCTTGCAAGACTTTATCTAAATGCACCTATTTATAATGGAAGTAATCATAATAATGATGTAATTACTTACACTAATAAAGTAATTGCTGCAGGATATTCTTTAAAAACCAAATATTCAGATTTATTCTTGGCAGATAATGACAAAAATAACGCTGAAACTATTTTCCCTATTGTATTTGATGGAGTTCATACCCAGACTTCTGGTGGATCTACCTATATGGTTCATGCTGCAGTTGGAGGTAGTATGCCTTCAGAAAGTATGTTTGGAATCAATGGGGGATGGGGTGGTTTAAGAACTACAAAATCTTACGTTGCATTGTTTACAAATTCAAATGATCAGCGAGGGAATTTTTATACTAGTGGACAAAACCTTGAAATCAATAATTTAGGGGAATTTACAGATGGTTATGCTTTTATAAAATATAAAAATTTAACAAGTACAGGACAGTTTGGTTCAGATAGTGCAAAGAATTTCTGTGATGCAGATATTCCTTTATTTAGACTAGCAGATATTTATTTAATGTATGCTGAAGCAACTCTAAGAGGAGGAAACGGTAATACAGCTACTGCTTTGCAATATGTTAACGATATTAGAACAAGAGCTGGCTATACAACGCCATTAGCCTCTATTAACCTTGATTTTATACTTGATGAAAGAGGAAGAGAATTAGGATGGGAAATGACAAGAAGAACAGATCTTATTCGTTATGGTAAGTTTACCACAGGATCATATTTATGGCCGTGGAAAGGAGGAGTAAAAGATGGTAAGAGTGTCGAAAATTTTAGAAATCTTTATCCAATTCCAGCTAAGGATCTAGTTGCAAATCCAAATCTAGTTCAAAACCCAGGGTACTAA
- a CDS encoding vWA domain-containing protein, giving the protein MTNKSFNVHQGFTFSKHVPEEISNFDRVFDVFRDLLIHTSGDLEEAFEWLDMLDREYNIFDDEYTREDFEEDLKKRGYIKAEDPEDGNSRTGEGKNVLTAKLEAALREYALDQIFGKLQKSGVGNHRTTKTGIGDERDGENRNFQYGDDLSAVNMTESLKNAQINNGISDLKMTEDDLIVEETKHKAQMSTVLMIDISHSMVLYGEDRITPAKKVAMALVELIKRKYPKDSIDIIVFGNEAWPIKIKDLPYLQVGPYHTNTVAGLELAMDILRRKRNTNKQIFMITDGKPSCLKLPNGEYYMNSVGLDERIVSECLHKAAQARKLKIPITTFMIAQDPYLRKFVEIFTAQNKGKAFLTGLSGLGQMIFEDYEKNRIKRI; this is encoded by the coding sequence ATGACAAATAAAAGTTTTAATGTTCATCAGGGTTTTACTTTCAGTAAGCATGTTCCGGAGGAAATTTCCAATTTCGACAGGGTTTTCGATGTATTCAGAGATTTGCTCATCCACACTTCCGGCGATCTTGAGGAAGCTTTTGAATGGCTCGATATGCTCGACAGAGAATACAATATTTTCGATGATGAATATACCCGTGAAGATTTTGAAGAAGATCTGAAAAAACGCGGCTATATCAAAGCGGAAGATCCTGAAGACGGCAATTCCAGAACCGGAGAAGGTAAAAATGTACTGACTGCCAAACTGGAAGCCGCACTGCGAGAGTATGCCCTGGATCAGATTTTCGGGAAGCTCCAGAAAAGTGGTGTCGGAAATCACCGAACCACCAAAACCGGAATCGGAGATGAACGTGATGGAGAAAACCGGAATTTCCAATATGGAGATGATTTATCAGCGGTAAATATGACCGAAAGTCTGAAAAACGCACAGATCAACAACGGGATTTCAGATCTCAAAATGACTGAAGACGACCTCATCGTAGAAGAAACCAAACACAAAGCTCAGATGAGCACGGTTTTAATGATAGACATCAGTCACTCTATGGTTCTGTATGGCGAAGACCGGATTACTCCCGCCAAAAAAGTAGCCATGGCTTTGGTGGAATTAATTAAACGAAAATATCCGAAAGATTCTATTGATATTATTGTTTTCGGAAATGAAGCATGGCCGATTAAAATTAAAGATTTGCCTTATTTGCAAGTCGGGCCATATCATACAAATACGGTAGCCGGCTTGGAGCTGGCAATGGATATTCTGCGAAGAAAAAGAAATACCAACAAGCAGATTTTCATGATTACCGACGGTAAACCAAGCTGCCTGAAGTTACCGAACGGAGAATATTACATGAACAGTGTAGGACTTGATGAAAGAATTGTTTCCGAGTGTCTTCATAAAGCAGCACAGGCAAGAAAACTGAAAATTCCGATCACTACCTTTATGATTGCACAGGATCCTTATCTCCGAAAATTTGTTGAGATCTTTACCGCTCAGAATAAAGGAAAAGCTTTCCTTACAGGACTTTCAGGATTAGGACAGATGATTTTTGAAGATTACGAGAAGAATAGAATTAAAAGAATTTAA